A stretch of Tripterygium wilfordii isolate XIE 37 chromosome 11, ASM1340144v1, whole genome shotgun sequence DNA encodes these proteins:
- the LOC120009340 gene encoding uncharacterized protein LOC120009340, whose amino-acid sequence MALLVRPLWQLPQLYQHYYSCATLMRCFPYTRPQLQPRKQSLISQRALHLPKHPSTFAPAQIARCFTAIQSRRTDASDSVGEERNSRNQRTREAKRAVQWGIDLASFSTLQIKRIFRASLEQEVLDAIMLVKALQLDQLCCL is encoded by the exons ATGGCTCTACTGGTTCGGCCTCTGTGGCAATTGCCGCAGTTATATCAACATTATTACTCTTGCGCAACCTTAATGCGTTGCTTCCCTTATACCCGCCCTCAATTGCAACCGCGAAAGCAATCTCTCATTTCCCAGCGTGCTCTTCACTTGCCGAAGCATCCATCAACGTTCGCGCCGGCTCAGATTGCGCGATGCTTCACCGCCATCCAATCCAGAAGGACCGACGCTAGTGACTCTGTTGGCGAGGAGAGGAACAGCCGGAACCAGAGGACGCGGGAAGCTAAGCGCGCGGTCCAATGGGGTATAGATCTCGCTTCATTTTCCACACTCCAAATTAAACGCATCTTCAG GGCTTCTCTTGAGCAAGAAGTATTAGATGCTATAATGCTAGTTAAGGCGCTTCAGTTGGACCAACTCTGTTGTTTGTAA
- the LOC120009568 gene encoding chaperone protein dnaJ 11, chloroplastic-like, giving the protein MASTSSFLSMASCGTNGLPLKANRVGFRPLRVSAVCTSTAERARPGVASLYEVLGIPMGATCKEIKAAYRKLARVVHPDVAINSENQNRGSEFMKIHEAYSTLSDPVKRADYDRMLYGSRWPLISSSFSISASDVTVSSTGSRFSGYTGRTWETDQCW; this is encoded by the coding sequence ATGGCATCCACGTCTTCTTTTCTATCTATGGCATCTTGCGGAACCAATGGTCTTCCTTTGAAGGCAAATCGGGTCGGATTTCGTCCGCTTCGTGTCTCCGCCGTTTGCACATCGACGGCCGAGAGGGCAAGGCCCGGCGTGGCATCACTATACGAAGTTCTTGGGATTCCGATGGGCGCCACGTGTAAGGAAATCAAGGCTGCTTATCGGAAACTAGCGAGGGTTGTACATCCGGATGTAGCAATTAACAGTGAGAACCAGAACAGAGGGTCGGAGTTCATGAAGATCCATGAAGCGTATTCGACTCTTTCTGATCCGGTGAAACGCGCAGACTATGATCGCATGCTTTACGGCAGCCGATGGCCGTTGATTAGTTCTTCATTTTCCATTTCAGCATCTGATGTTACAGTGAGTTCAACAGGTTCCAGATTTTCTGGGTATACAGGGCGGACATGGGAAACTGATCAGTGTTGGTAG
- the LOC120009552 gene encoding endoplasmin homolog, translated as MRKWTIPSALLLLCLLFLLPDQGRKLHANAEVDSEELVDPPKVEDKIGAVPHGLSTDSDVAKREAESISKRSLRNNAEKFEFQAEVSRLMDIIINSLYSNKDIFLRELISNASDALDKIRFLALTDKEVLGEGDTAKLEIQIKLDKEKKILSIRDRGIGMTKEDLIKNLGTIAKSGTSAFVEKMQTSGDLNLIGQFGVGFYSVYLVADYVEVISKHNDDKQYVWESKADGAFAISEDTWNEPLGRGTEIRLHLRDEAGEYLEEYKLKELVKKYSEFINFPINIWASKEVDVEVPADEDESTDDETTESSEEEKEDEDTEKDEDEEAEKKPKTKKVKETTYEWELLNDVKAIWLRNPKEVTEEEYTKFYKSLAKDFGDEKPLSWSHFTAEGDVEFKAVLFVPPKAPHDLYESYYNSNKSNLKLYVRRVFISDEFDELLPKYLNFLKGLVDSDTLPLNVSREMLQQHSSLKTIKKKLIRKALDMIRKIADEDPDESNDKDKKDVENSSDDEKRGQYTKFWNEFGKSIKLGIIEDATNRNRLAKLLRFESTKSDGKLTSLDQYISRMKSGQKDIFYITGTSKEQLEKSPFLERLKKKNFEVIFFTDPVDEYLMQYLMDYEDKKFQNVSKEGLKLGKDSKVKELKESFKELTKWWKGILASDNVDDVKISNRLDNTPCVVVTSKYGWSANMERIMQSQTLTDANKQAYMRGKRVLEINPRHPIIKELQERVAKDPEDEGLKQTGQLVYQTALMESGFVLSDPKDFASRIYSSVKSSLDISPDAAVEEEVDVEEAEAESETKDAETTTKDEEAEATKDDVDTEPSDVKDEL; from the exons ATGAGGAAATGGACGATCCCTTCCGCTCTGCTTCTCTTGTGTCTTCTGTTTCTGCTACCAGATCAAG GTCGCAAACTACACGCGAATGCCGAGGTTGATTCGGAGGAGCTTGTGGATCCTCCGAAGGTAGAGGATAAGATCGGTGCCGTTCCACATGGTTTATCTACTGATTCTGACGTCGCGAAGAG GGAAGCGGAGTCGATCTCGAAGAGGTCGCTTCGTAATAATGCGGAGAAGTTTGAGTTCCAGGCTGAGGTTTCTCGGCTTATGGATATCAtcatcaactctctttatagcaACAAAGACATCTTCCTCAGGGAATTGATCTCAAATGCTTCTGAT GCGTTGGACAAAATCAGATTCCTTGCACTCACAGACAAAGAGGTTTTGGGTGAAGGCGATACTGCGAAACTCGAGATCCAG ATTAAATTggataaggaaaagaaaatccttTCCATCCGTGACAGAGGTATTGGGATGACCAAAGAGGATTTGATAAAGAACTTGGGAACTATTGCCAAGTCTGGAACTTCAG CATTTGTGGAGAAAATGCAAACAAGTGGAGACCTTAATCTCATTGGGCAGTTTGGTGTTGGGTTCTACTCAGTTTACCTTGTTGCTGACTATGTTGAAGTGATTAGCAAGCATAACGATGACAAACA GTATGTGTGGGAATCAAAGGCTGATGGAGCATTTGCAATTTCTGAGGATACATGGAACGAGCCATTGGGTCGTGGAACTGAAATTAGACTCCATCTTCGAGATGAGGCTGGAGAGTACTTAGAGGAGTACAAATTGAAG GAGCTGGTGAAGAAATATTCTGAATTCATAAACTTCCCCATCAATATCTGGGCTAGCAAAGAGGTTGATGTAGAGGTTCCTGCCGATGAAGACGAGTCAACTGATGATGAAACaa CTGAAAGCtctgaggaagaaaaagaagatgaagatactGAGAAAGATGAGGATGAAGAAGCCGAGAAGAAACCAAAGACAAAGAAGGTGAAAGAAACTACTTATGAGTGGGAACTTTTGAATGATGTTAAGGCCATATGGTTGCGGAATCCAAAGGAGGTGACAGAGGAAGAGTATACAAAATTTTATAAGTCTCTTGCTAAG GACTTTGGCGATGAGAAACCATTATCATGGAGTCACTTTACTGCTGAAGGGGATGTTGAGTTCAAGGCTGTTCTGTTTGTGCCACCAAAGGCTCCTCATGATCTATATGAAAGCTATTATAATTCTAATAAATCCAACTTGAAGTTGTATGTTAGAAGAGTTTTCATCTCGGATGAATTTGATGAACTTTTACCGAAATATCTAAACTTTTTGAAG GGTCTTGTCGATTCCGACACATTACCACTCAATGTTTCTCGAGAAATGCTTCAACAACACAGCAGTTTGAAAACAATCAAAAAGAAACTCATCCGAAAGGCCCTTGATATGATCCGCAAAATTGCTGATGAGGATCCTGATGAGTCTAATGATAAAGATAAAAAAG ATGTTGAaaattctagtgatgatgagaAGAGAGGTCAATATACAAAGTTCTGGAATGAATTTGGCAAATCCATCAAGCTTGGTATCATTGAGGATGCGACTAACAGAAACCGCTTAGCAAAACTTCTGAGATTCGAGAG CACAAAGTCAGATGGCAAATTGACCTCACTTGATCAGTACATCTCGAGAATGAAATCAGGGCAGAAAGACATCTTTTACATAACAGGAACCAGCAAGGAACAATTGGAAAAATCTCCATTCCTTGAGAGGCTTAAGAAGAAAAATTTTGAG GTCATTTTCTTTACAGATCCAGTTGATGAATATCTAATGCAATATTTGATGGACTATGAAGACAAGAAGTTCCAGAATGTGTCCAAGGAAGGCCTGAAACTTGGGAAAGATTCAAAAGTTAAGGAACTCAAGGAGTCTTTCAAGGAGCTCACAAAATGGTGGAAGGGGATTCTTGCGAGCGATAATGTGGATGACGTGAAGATAAGCAACCGTTTGGACAATACTCCTTGTGTGGTTGTGACATCCAAGTATGGATGGAGTGCAAATATGGAGAGGATCATGCAGTCTCAGACGCTAACAGATGCGAACAAACAGGCCTACATGCGTGGCAAGAGGGTGCTTGAAATCAACCCAAGGCATCCAATCATCAAGGAGCTCCAGGAGAGAGTAGCAAAGGACCCTGAG GATGAGGGCCTAAAGCAAACAGGGCAGCTTGTATACCAAACAGCACTCATGGAAAGTGGATTTGTTCTATCAGACCCCAAGGATTTTGCTTCCCGTATCTACAGCTCAGTGAAGTCTAGCCTAGACATCAGTCCAGATGCTGCTGTTGAGGAGGAAGTCGATGTAGAAGAAGCTGAGGCTGAAAGTGAAACAAAAGACGCGGAGACAACTACCAAGGATGAAGAAGCTGAAGCAACTAAAGATGATGTGGATACAGAGCCTTCAGATGTCAAGGATGAGTTGTAG